The genomic DNA GGCATTCATTCGATTGCATGTGACtttttatttagactattttagGAAGTACATACCGTCAAAAAGGTATTAATGACGATAGTTGCTCAGCGAAACGCCATTCTTTGGTAAGTTCCGAACGTATTTTGACATTATTACGCTTGAAAAGCTGATGAACGGTAAGTGGAATGACTGCTTCCTGGGTTTAAAGGAGAATTGACGGATCGAGTGCTTGTGATTTGCTTGCATAGATAGCTACATTTTCCAACCAATATACATAAGTACTGGTATGGGGATGATGAGTTGGCAGCTATGTTGTTTTTGAAAATAATTGTATTTGCATGATAATGCCACGGCTTATAATATAATAGCTACAAAGCATTACAAAGTTTTTAAAGCTTCTGATTCACCCTTTTGTCATTTATACAGATACTTCAGTTTTTGATTGAACTGCATTTGGAGGTTGACTCAATCAAGATGGACgaagagccagagagagccaAGCGTTGGGAGGGAGGTTATGAGCGAACATGGTAAGGCGCTCACTAAACGTAAGCTTAGGATGAATATAATTATTGGACTGTTGTGTGAGTTTTTACGTTTGCTCTTCACCAACTTCATCCTGCAGCAGTCACCTGCGTTGTAAGAGGCTCTATTGGCAACCAGTCTTTTAGGGTGTTATTGTTTGACTCAAGCGAACGTCACCAAAGACATGACTGAAATGGGAACCAATCAATAAATACATGTGTTTGAGGCTCTGTCTCACTAATTGGTTGTGTAATGTACACATGTGATTTTAgtttgtgtgttaaaaacatgtttttataaagaatggcaacactgccatgttgatctgagcctcgctgttaaaaaaaacacattagtGTCTGACTTTTGGCTGTCGCAGATGCACCTCCCCCGACTAAACTCCTCGACTTTGGTCTACAGTGAGGCTGCAACAGCCTTACCACTGAAATgcggacactgactgactgactgtctgtccgtctgtccataTAGGGAGATCTTGAAGGAGGACGAGTCTGGATCTCTCAAAGCCACTGTAGAGGAAATCCTTTTCCAGGCCAAAAGGAAAAGGGTGTTTGAGAGTCATGGACAAGTTCGTCTTGGGATGGTGAGTTGATTCCTTGCCCTCTATTTGCCTTCTCAGATGCCATGTACTTCTTCAGTAAAGTAATAATGATAACACTACAATATCACATGTTCCAGATGCGTCACCTGTACGTGGTAATTGACACCTCTAGAACCATGGAAGACCAGGACCTGAAACCCAACCGCCTCACCTCTACACTCAAGGtgaggaataggaggaggaagaggaggggatggtAGAGATGAGGAGGAATCCAAATACTTGTGAAACATATGGAGCTGAAAAATATTTTGtgatttgttttctctctcttcaacTCTGCAGCTGGTGGAATATTTTGTTGAGGAATACTTTGACCAGAACCCCATCAGTCAGGTAGGCCTCAGGTGGTCtgtaggatctctctctctctctctctctctgtctctgtctctgtctctctctctctctctctctctctctaggccctCGTTCCACCATTCAATTAGAGTTGGTTTTAATGTCCCACTGTCATTCGTTCCTGAGCGTTTGTCAATGTAAGCAGCCCttggagcctggttcctctctaggtttcttcccaggttccagcttttctagggagtttttattTCTAGCCACAGATACCACTGCACCTGCatggcttgctgtttggggttttaggcagggtgtctgtaaagcactttgtgacgcCTCCGGATGTAAAAAGGTGCTTCATGAAATACATCTGATGCATTACTACGCCAGCAACGTTGTGTAAGAGAACTTAGTCCCTCCTATGGTCTCCTCTTCAGGTGGGCATCATCACCACAAAGAACAAGAGAGCGGAGAAGCTCACTGACCTGGCAGGTGAGCGGTCAGCCTTGGGTCATTCTACGAGGTGTCCCAATTTCCCCTAAGCTTATTTAATATAAGtgctgtacttttttttttttttgcatgttttAAAATAGTTTtaatttttatatatttattttccattGTAGGCATTAACGTTTGTGGCTTGCTGGTGTTTTGAGAGGGCATGTTAGTTGTGGGCTGGTTACAATTCTGCTAACAGTGCTGTTATTCTATCCACAGGGAACCCAAAGAAGCACATTGATGCCCTGAAGAAAGCAAAGGACTCTACGTGTGGAGGAGAACCCTCTCTATATAACTCCCTCAGCCTGGCCATGCAGACTCTCAAGTatgcttcctgtgtgtgtgtgtgtggtgtgtatatcCATATACTTTTATTTTGTCCCAAGATGTATGATCCACTTTGTCTTTTCAccatcaccctctgtctctcctcagacACATGCCAGGCCACAGCAGCAGAGAAGTCCTCATCATCTTCAGTAGTCTCACCACATGTGACCCAGCTAACATCTATGAGCTGGTCAAGGTAACAGCAGATCtggctgtgtctgtctctatcacttacatccaggctgtatcgcattcggccgtgattgggagtcccatacggcagcacacaattggaccagcgtcgtccgggtttggccggtgtaggccgtcattgtaaataacatccCCAGATGTTTTTCTCTGGTGTTTTCTCTCATGTAGAAACTCTGGTGTAGTTTCTATGTGGTCTTTCTCCTTGTCTCCCTGATCTCTCACTGGTGTCTCCCATTTCATATCTCTGATCTCTCCCTGATCTCTCACTGGTGTCTCCCATTTCATATCTCTGATCTCTCCCTGGTGCCTCACATTTCATATCTCTGGTGTTTTCTCTGTTCTCCATCAGACTCTGAAGGCTCTGAAGATCCGTGTGTCTGTGATTGGCCTGTCAGCCGAGGTGCGTGTCTGCACGGTGCTCACCAGAGAGACCGGGGGGTCGTACCATGTGATCCTGGATGAGAGCCACTTCAGGGAGCTGCTGATGTTTCATGTGAAGCCTCCTCCTGCTACCTCCTCCTCCGAGTGTTCCCTCATACGCATGGGTCAGACACACATAGAGCTTCAGCACATAGCCTGGCTCAGTCCTAACCACACAACGTTATTTCTGAGCTCCACtgtttctattctctctccctccaggtttCCCCCAGCACACCATAGCCTCTCTATCAGACCAGGATGCCAAGCCTTCTTTCAGCCAGGCCCATCTGGACAGCACTAGTGGTGGTCCCGGTCTGTCTATGGGAGGGTACTTCTGTCCACAGTGCCAGGCCAAGTACACTGAGCTACCTGTCGAGTGTAAAGTCTGTGGTACGTGGTGCCTAGCTGACTGTGAAGTCTGGTGCCTAGCTGACTGTGAAGTCTGTGGTGCCTAGCTGACTGTGAAGTCTGTGGTGCCTAGCTGACTGTGAAGTCTGTGGTGCCTAGCTGACTGTGAAGTCTGTGGTGCCTAGCTGACTGAAGTCTGTGGTGCCTAGCTTACTGTGAAGTCTGTGGTGCCTAGCTGACTGAAGTCTGTGGTGCCTAGCTGACTGTGAAGTCTGTGGTGTCTAGCTGAGTGTTTACGTCTAGTGTGTGGTGTCTAGCTGAGTGTTTAAGTCTGGTGTGTGGTGTCTAGCTGAGTGTTTACGTCTAGTGTGTGGTGTCTAGCTGAGTGTTTACGTCTAGCTGAGTGTTTAAGTCTGGTGTGTGGTGTCTAGCTGAGTTTACGTCTAGCTGAGTGTTTAAGTCTAGTGTGTGGTGTCTAGCTGAGTGTTTAAGTCTGGTGTGTGGTGTCTAGCTGAGTGTTTAAGTCTGGTGTGTGGTGTCTAGCTGAGTGTTTAAGTCTGGTGTGAGGTGTCTAGCTGAGTTTACGTCTAGCTGAGTGTTTAAGTCTGGTGTGTGGTGTCTAGCTGAGTGTTTAAGTCTAGTGTGTGGTGTCTAGCTGAGTTTACGTCTAGCTGAGTGTTTAAGTCTGGTGTGTGGTGTCGAGCTGAGTTTACGTCTAGCTGAGTGTTTAAGTCTAGTGTGTGGTGTCTAGCTGAGTGTTTAAGTCTGGTGTGTGGTGTCTAGCTGAGTGTTTAAGTCTGGTGTGTGGTGTCTAGCTGAGTGTTTAAGTCTGGTGTGTGGTGTCTAGCTGAGTTTACGTCTAGCTGAGTGTTTAAGTCTAGTGTGTGGTGTTTAGCTGAGTGTTTAAGTCTGGTGTGTGGTGTCTAGCTGAGTGTTTAAGTCTAGTGTGTGGTGTTTAGCTGAGTGTTTAAGTCTGGTGTGTGGTGTTTAGCTGAGTGTTTAAGTCTGGTGTGTGGTGTCTAGCTGAGTGTTTAAGTCTGGTGTGTGGTGTCTAGCTGAGTGTTTAAGTCTAGTGTGTGGTGTTTAGCTGAGTGTTTAAGTCTAGTGTGTGGTGTCTAGCGGAGTGTTTAAGTCTAGTGTGTGGTGTCTAGCTGAGTGTTTAAGTCTAGTGTGTGGTGTTTAGCTGAGTGTTTAAGTCTGGTGTGTGGTGTTTAGCTGAGTGTTTAAGTCTGGTGTGTGGTGTCTAGCTGAGTGTTTAAGTCTGGTGTGTGGTGTCTAGCTGAGTGTTTAAGTCTAGTGTGTGGTGTTTAGCTGAGTGTTTAAGTCTAGTGTGTGGTGTCTAGCGGAGTGTTTAAGTCTAGTGTGTGGTGTCTAGCGGAGTGTTTAAGTCTGGTGTGTGGTGTCTAGCTGAGTGTTTAAGTCTGGTGTGTGGTGTCTAGCTGAGTGTTTAAGTCTAGTGTGTGGTGTCTAGCTGAGTGTTTAAGTCTAGTGTGTGGTGTCTAGCGGAGTGTTTAAGTCTGGTGTGTGGTGTCTAGCTGTTTGTCCCAATCGTCTCTCCTTCTTCACTTGTTTACTGTTTCCCACATTTTAATGCATTGGTTTGCTTTAGGCACGGTCTAGAGGGAGTTTCTCATAGCAATAATTTCCTTTCATATCgggaagtgaacaagtgtacACTTCGGGAGGAAGGCATTTTGGGAAATACCTTCTGCGTACATACATTGAGatgacccgtgtgtgtgtgtgtgtgtactacgaCAGACGTgactaaagtgtgtgtgttcccccAGGGCTGACACTTGTCTCCGCTCCTCACCTGGCCCGCTCCTTCCACCACCTCTTCCCCCTGGAGGCCTTCCAGGAGAGTCCTCTGCTGCTGCACCACACAGAGAGGTTCTGTGAAGCCTGCCAGGGGGAGCTGAAAGACAAGAGTGTGTTCACGTGTCCGTCGTGCAACAGTGTGTTCTGCGTGGAGTGTGACCTGTTCATCCACGACACGCTGCACTGCTGCCCCTCTTGCATCCACAGCCGCAGTGCCCCCTGAgatgctctggtcaaaaggagagGACTTATGGGAAACCTCAGACAAGTGCCAATATACCTGCACACACTTTTTTAAAGATGTTTACTAATTTGGAGGGCCTTCAGTGCTTTGGGCCCTTACAGAATTTACCTCTGGAGTTGTGTTGCTAGGAAATTTGGAATTGACTTTGGCCGTATTGCTTGGAGTTGACTTTGGAGTTGTCCTGTATCCAGGCTGACATCTAAAGCTAGAGGAATGACTTTACCTCAATGATGGTTGGATTGAGATGGAACTGCTGAAACTCTGAGCATCGATATCACCGGTTGGCTAGTGCCGGTTGGCTCTGGCAGCAGCATAAAATGGACCAAACCTTTTCAATAAACTTCAGCTCTTTTGTAGAG from Oncorhynchus clarkii lewisi isolate Uvic-CL-2024 chromosome 30, UVic_Ocla_1.0, whole genome shotgun sequence includes the following:
- the LOC139389349 gene encoding general transcription factor IIH subunit 2, which encodes MDEEPERAKRWEGGYERTWEILKEDESGSLKATVEEILFQAKRKRVFESHGQVRLGMMRHLYVVIDTSRTMEDQDLKPNRLTSTLKLVEYFVEEYFDQNPISQVGIITTKNKRAEKLTDLAGNPKKHIDALKKAKDSTCGGEPSLYNSLSLAMQTLKHMPGHSSREVLIIFSSLTTCDPANIYELVKTLKALKIRVSVIGLSAEVRVCTVLTRETGGSYHVILDESHFRELLMFHVKPPPATSSSECSLIRMGFPQHTIASLSDQDAKPSFSQAHLDSTSGGPGLSMGGYFCPQCQAKYTELPVECKVCGLTLVSAPHLARSFHHLFPLEAFQESPLLLHHTERFCEACQGELKDKSVFTCPSCNSVFCVECDLFIHDTLHCCPSCIHSRSAP